A window of Mucilaginibacter paludis DSM 18603 contains these coding sequences:
- a CDS encoding RagB/SusD family nutrient uptake outer membrane protein, with translation MKIFNKSSFMIAAAAVLSLTTGCKKLLEENPRAALYPDYFSTAAGVQAAVVGIYNDLRGSFSGEGLVFYYDGTDENIPGGSAGTVAPLFNSFRGITSSNGPDITGLYVDINTLNGVFKFASAITDPTARTQYVAQAKFLRGFLYFYLVQTYGGLTATQKSGIPLHTTFLTTAITSDAPAPLTDIYNLIIQDFTDAAANLPNTITNTNPFSAGGVGKSATAATAKAYLAKAYLTRAYTEAKQSTDFQQAADITASLIASKGTYGLDLWQDYWDEHKPANDYGKENMFAIDYGGISDPNYTGYTLQGSGGYGLNQLYVLARQNYVGPGVDNVTGIDAVPQVYSTAKPGMLRDVYNGRPYVRLAPNKPYTMDVAFADQIHDTRYDATFQTFWICNKTTAAGTQSNGALKGALIPTSNVSLSSFNVPVDGDTAILMPSTDVTMARRDAFKGLIITPRQFNALNFPTVKKFDDPLRTGTGDFSSRPIIMMRFSEVYLMNAEANYMLGNVSNAVTSLNVLRQRAAYRTTTDAALTAKNQFYVTSATMADANATNAAAMLLTPTQVALLSIPNNTTDKNTRCGMDLILEEYSRELYGDPRRWYDLVRTQQLVRRNQMYNPNGGANVQAYHARWPIPQGLINNVLSGPAYPQNNGYN, from the coding sequence ATGAAAATATTTAATAAAAGCAGTTTTATGATTGCCGCGGCAGCGGTACTATCATTAACCACGGGTTGTAAAAAGCTCCTGGAAGAAAATCCGCGTGCGGCGCTATATCCTGATTATTTTAGCACTGCAGCTGGTGTGCAGGCAGCGGTTGTAGGTATATATAATGATTTGAGAGGATCATTTTCCGGTGAAGGCCTGGTGTTTTACTATGATGGAACAGATGAAAATATCCCAGGCGGCAGCGCTGGTACTGTAGCGCCACTGTTTAATTCGTTTAGAGGTATCACGTCGTCCAACGGTCCGGATATTACCGGCTTATATGTGGATATCAATACGCTTAATGGCGTTTTTAAATTCGCATCTGCAATTACCGATCCAACTGCCCGTACACAATATGTTGCCCAGGCGAAATTTTTACGCGGTTTTCTTTATTTTTATTTGGTGCAGACTTATGGTGGGCTAACAGCCACGCAGAAAAGCGGCATACCTTTGCACACTACTTTTCTTACGACAGCAATTACTTCTGATGCTCCCGCACCATTGACTGATATTTACAATCTGATCATTCAGGACTTCACTGATGCTGCCGCCAATCTACCTAATACGATCACCAATACAAATCCGTTTTCGGCTGGTGGCGTAGGTAAAAGTGCTACCGCCGCAACAGCTAAAGCTTATTTAGCCAAAGCTTACCTTACCCGGGCTTATACAGAAGCTAAACAAAGCACCGATTTTCAGCAAGCTGCCGACATCACAGCCTCATTAATCGCCAGTAAAGGCACTTATGGTTTAGACTTATGGCAGGACTATTGGGATGAGCACAAGCCCGCAAATGACTATGGTAAGGAAAATATGTTCGCTATTGATTACGGCGGCATTTCCGATCCCAACTACACCGGTTATACACTACAGGGTTCAGGCGGTTATGGCTTAAATCAACTGTATGTCTTGGCACGTCAGAATTATGTAGGTCCCGGTGTTGATAACGTTACCGGTATTGATGCCGTTCCACAAGTGTATAGCACTGCAAAACCAGGTATGCTCCGTGACGTATATAATGGCCGCCCTTATGTCCGTTTAGCTCCTAATAAGCCATACACTATGGACGTGGCTTTTGCAGATCAAATACACGACACTCGGTATGACGCTACTTTCCAGACTTTTTGGATATGCAATAAAACGACAGCCGCAGGTACTCAAAGTAATGGAGCATTAAAAGGTGCTTTAATTCCAACATCAAATGTTTCTTTATCATCATTTAACGTGCCTGTTGATGGCGATACTGCTATCCTGATGCCAAGCACAGACGTGACTATGGCCCGCAGGGATGCTTTTAAAGGGCTGATCATTACGCCAAGACAGTTTAACGCGCTCAACTTCCCAACCGTAAAGAAGTTTGATGACCCTCTTCGTACGGGGACTGGTGACTTTTCCAGTCGTCCGATTATTATGATGAGGTTTTCAGAAGTATATCTGATGAATGCAGAAGCTAATTATATGTTGGGTAACGTTAGTAATGCTGTTACTTCATTAAATGTGTTAAGGCAACGCGCTGCATATCGCACAACAACCGATGCAGCTCTTACAGCAAAAAATCAATTTTATGTAACATCCGCAACTATGGCTGATGCCAATGCCACTAATGCAGCCGCCATGTTGTTAACTCCTACTCAGGTAGCATTGTTATCTATCCCTAATAATACTACCGATAAAAATACGAGGTGTGGAATGGATCTGATATTAGAAGAATACTCGCGCGAGCTATATGGCGATCCACGCCGTTGGTATGATTTAGTACGTACTCAGCAACTTGTGCGCAGAAACCAGA